One window of the Shewanella maritima genome contains the following:
- a CDS encoding cystathionine beta-lyase, with protein sequence MSKHDKLATQIVSTGRDKKYTQGIINPPVYRASTVVFDSMDDMRHAIKHKTNGELFYGRRGTHTHFAFQQAIAELEGGCGTALYPSGAAAISGALLSFLGQGDHLLMVDNVYEPTRDLCDKLLAGYGVETTYYDPLIGADIKELIRPNTKVIFLESPGSITMEIQDVPGICEVAKAHNIITMLDNTWASPINCRPFEMGIDISIQAATKYIVGHSDVMIGTATANEEHWPRLREHSYLMGLTTSPDDVYLANRGLRTLGVRLKQHEQNALKVANWLAAREEVDHLRHPAFDTCPGHEFFERDFSGGNGLFSFVLKQGNLKAVTAFVENMQHFKMGFSWGGYESLILGYFGLDKIRTVTNWDTSKPLIRLHIGLEDVDDLIADLEAAFERYNLVVNSCK encoded by the coding sequence ATGAGCAAGCACGATAAATTGGCAACTCAAATTGTCAGCACAGGCCGAGATAAGAAATACACCCAAGGCATTATTAACCCACCTGTTTACCGTGCATCAACCGTAGTGTTTGACTCGATGGATGACATGCGCCACGCCATTAAGCACAAAACCAACGGCGAGCTGTTTTACGGTCGCCGTGGCACCCACACTCACTTTGCATTTCAACAAGCTATCGCTGAACTTGAAGGTGGCTGTGGCACAGCTTTATACCCATCAGGTGCTGCGGCAATTAGTGGTGCTTTATTGTCGTTCTTAGGTCAAGGCGATCATTTGTTAATGGTCGACAATGTCTATGAGCCAACTCGCGATTTATGTGACAAACTGCTTGCCGGTTACGGTGTAGAAACCACTTATTACGACCCGCTTATCGGCGCAGACATTAAAGAGCTTATTCGCCCGAATACCAAGGTAATATTTTTAGAGTCACCAGGCTCAATTACCATGGAAATTCAAGACGTTCCTGGCATTTGTGAGGTGGCCAAGGCGCACAATATTATCACCATGTTAGATAACACCTGGGCGTCTCCAATCAATTGCAGACCATTCGAAATGGGTATCGACATATCTATTCAAGCCGCGACTAAATACATTGTCGGTCATTCAGATGTGATGATAGGCACAGCAACGGCGAACGAAGAACACTGGCCGCGCCTGCGTGAACACAGCTATTTAATGGGGCTTACCACCTCTCCAGATGACGTTTATCTAGCAAACCGTGGTCTTCGCACTTTAGGGGTTCGTCTAAAGCAGCACGAACAAAATGCACTAAAAGTAGCTAACTGGCTTGCGGCGCGTGAAGAAGTCGATCATTTAAGACACCCGGCGTTTGACACCTGCCCTGGGCATGAGTTTTTTGAGCGCGATTTCAGTGGCGGTAATGGCCTGTTCTCATTTGTATTAAAACAAGGCAACCTTAAAGCTGTCACAGCATTTGTTGAAAACATGCAGCATTTTAAAATGGGCTTCTCTTGGGGCGGTTATGAAAGCCTGATCTTAGGCTATTTTGGTCTAGATAAAATCCGCACGGTTACTAATTGGGATACATCAAAGCCATTGATTCGATTGCATATCGGACTTGAAGATGTTGATGACCTGATTGCCGATCTTGAAGCTGCTTTTGAGCGTTATAACCTAGTCGTAAACTCATGCAAGTAA
- a CDS encoding sensor histidine kinase has translation MPKDKTSTSQYSSRSLMTLLRLAFAAISFISAGFVFLVMVGVMQWVEDQVSLRNLEQAKPYVGEALEQSAGFPLTVSPTVIAYSHAEQLPDEFKEAAQFPSEYQTEIHSQSIDYFVYKTKLVTSKGVQEVYIISLAQYSELTDVQWQRTLLFCVLLMSVLFVILNTVATKVLSPMIKPINQLSDQLQQHPLPDSFTISSRAVTEFGILTDSLNQYRENSEQRIKQEQAFARYASHELRTPLSIVRGAAVLLGHNQEQAFQQKQRERIVRASQDMQNTVDALLHIVKQENPNSQAQPRLLEAQELEQILSNHMTTANQRGISLKLDIQTTPHIIPSEAVLKMLLGNLIQNAINALTDLEQDNKAIEIIISENAITVSDNGHGLSHNEHNQTGHGLGLVIVDTLCQRYQWQFQLKPNEPQGCVAELSF, from the coding sequence ATGCCCAAAGACAAAACCTCCACCAGCCAATATTCCTCTCGCTCGCTAATGACCCTGCTAAGACTTGCATTTGCAGCCATCAGCTTTATCAGTGCAGGGTTTGTATTTTTAGTCATGGTTGGCGTCATGCAATGGGTTGAAGATCAGGTAAGCCTTAGAAATCTTGAGCAAGCAAAACCCTATGTTGGAGAAGCTTTGGAGCAATCTGCGGGATTTCCGCTAACGGTTTCGCCAACGGTCATCGCCTATTCTCACGCAGAGCAACTGCCAGATGAGTTTAAAGAAGCCGCCCAGTTCCCCAGTGAATACCAAACCGAAATTCATAGCCAATCTATTGATTACTTTGTCTACAAAACCAAACTAGTCACCAGTAAGGGCGTGCAAGAAGTGTATATTATCTCGCTAGCACAATACTCTGAGCTCACCGATGTGCAATGGCAACGCACTTTATTATTCTGTGTACTGCTTATGTCAGTGTTATTTGTCATTCTGAACACGGTCGCGACCAAAGTGCTGAGTCCAATGATCAAACCTATCAATCAGCTAAGCGATCAGCTGCAGCAACACCCGCTACCAGACTCTTTTACGATTAGCAGCCGCGCGGTAACCGAGTTTGGCATTCTAACCGACAGCCTCAATCAATACCGCGAAAACAGCGAGCAACGCATTAAACAGGAACAGGCCTTTGCACGTTATGCCAGCCATGAATTGAGAACACCACTGAGTATCGTGCGCGGCGCAGCAGTGTTACTTGGTCACAATCAAGAGCAGGCATTTCAACAAAAACAACGTGAGCGTATCGTTCGTGCCAGCCAAGATATGCAAAATACCGTCGATGCCCTGCTGCATATCGTCAAGCAAGAAAACCCTAACTCACAAGCTCAGCCAAGACTGTTAGAGGCACAAGAGCTAGAACAGATATTGTCGAACCATATGACCACAGCTAACCAAAGAGGTATTAGCTTAAAGCTAGACATTCAAACAACACCTCATATCATTCCAAGTGAAGCCGTACTTAAAATGCTACTGGGCAACTTAATACAAAATGCCATTAATGCGCTCACAGATCTTGAGCAAGACAACAAAGCGATTGAAATCATTATTAGTGAGAATGCGATTACCGTTAGCGACAACGGGCATGGCCTGAGTCACAATGAGCACAACCAAACTGGCCATGGTTTGGGGCTAGTTATCGTTGATACGCTTTGCCAACGCTATCAATGGCAATTTCAACTCAAACCCAATGAGCCACAAGGTTGTGTGGCAGAGCTGAGTTTTTAG